Proteins from a single region of Pithys albifrons albifrons isolate INPA30051 chromosome 10, PitAlb_v1, whole genome shotgun sequence:
- the DNTTIP2 gene encoding deoxynucleotidyltransferase terminal-interacting protein 2: MVNTRPAAAARSEARARAGGRKGAGREGRDGRGGNMVNTTRAAAARSGARAGASGSPRGPGPDAPAAEEVGSAERSTPVTRSMTRRRTKSIHKPEVIQESQFEELEHAEIKSDVSDRSEVQITRNENTTVPPAQSVAEPPIDGDVSETESNCSSVSGFQTPLFVRVTRRRQIVIPYQPDSADKKRRDNTSFVNKLSRILDEEISEAESCSSAISGVQMSNVTRTTRSRQSKKKLQTDTVCEAQSEDTSDAESCCLSSPMEPSSTTKRITRSMQMKSQAENTKESEKKIISKDEDLTEDTVKSEPIIISDSGPAELVSDTEDASIVIKGNKEPISPISKGSSKSATTTQSENTEKVLNYVTPKSLTKLKQSDAKSPVKKTRKNTESIEVDQAACGQIQDHNKVLEREGKLERMDISLTECMSPKQLLESQGQVIPDENKKIPECKRVNTEAHAQQSFTHADKLGKTKRASAVSSLPKDVAVAQRTSSIDKGRVLEIDADSGENQIKEYEVSHSCERSSTGNDSVALFLSNSESEESENSDVVDVDSENLCYKKSDGGTPSLSKSLENSSLHVEGLFAIDTEPGMSSSQKYYLDEVDQDSDAESKHEGSEKAEESDLEDTEEELIDENDKDEDDDLLNNNIDVLHLSSSIDPGLNIKKLGGLYISFDTKKQKPKPSVIEQLKGKKDKKSVITPDFEKKECVPPLRESLHQLKKQRRAEREKTAGDGWFGMRAPEITSELKNDLKVLKMRASLDPKHFYKKNDRDGLPKYFQVGTVVDSPIDFYHSRIPKKQRKRTIVEELLADSEFRRYNKKKYQEIMSEKAAFAAGKRNRKKKKFHN, translated from the exons ATGGTGAACACCaggccggcggcggcggcgcggagCGAGGCGCGGGCCCGGGCGGGCggcaggaaaggagcagggagggaaggaagggacgGGCGCGGCGGCAATATGGTGAACACCacgcgggcggcggcggcgcggagCGGGGCGCGGGCCGGGGCGAGCGGCAGCCCCCGAGGGCCTGGCCCCGATGCGCCCGCTGCGGAGGAG GTGGGATCTGCTGAAAGAAGCACTCCTGTGACTAGGAGCATGACTAGAAGAAGAACTAAATCCATTCATAAGCCAGAGGTGATTCAGGAATCTCAGTTTGAAGAGCTGGAACATGCAGAAATAAAGTCAGATGTCAGTGATAGGTCAGAGGTGCAGATTACTAGGAATGAGAACACAACTGTTCCTCCAGCACAATCAGTTGCTGAACCACCAATTGATGGGGATGTGTCAGAAACAGAATCCAACTGCTCTTCTGTGTCTGGTTTCCAGACACCTTTGTTTGTAAGAGTAACACGAAGACGACAAATTGTAATTCCTTATCAACCAGATTCTGCTGACAAAAAAAGACGTGACAATACATCTTTTGTAAATAAGTTAAGCAGGATTCTGGATGAGGAGATCTCTGAAGCTGAGTCTTGTTCCTCTGCTATTTCTGGTGTCCAGATGTCTAATGTTACCAGAACTACAAGAAGCaggcaaagcaaaaagaaattgcagACAGATACAGTTTGTGAAGCTCAGAGTGAAGATACTTCTGATGCAGAATCGTGTTGCCTGAGTTCTCCTATGGAACCATCCAGCACTACCAAACGAATTACTAGGAGCATGCAAATGAAATCACAAGCAGAAAATACTAAGGagagtgagaaaaaaattatttcaaaagatgAGGATTTAACTGAGGACACCGTTAAATCTGAGCCCATAATAATTTCTGATTCTGGACCTGCAGAACTTGTCTCTGACACAGAAGATGCTTCCATTGTCATTAAGGGTAATAAAGAACCCATTTCACCTATAAGCAAAGGTTCTTCGAAATCTGCTACTACAACCCAgagtgaaaacacagaaaaagttttaaattatgtgACACCCAAGAGTCttacaaaactgaaacaaagtgACGCTAAATCACctgtgaaaaaaacaagaaaaaacacagagtCCATTGAGGTAGACCAAGCAGCATGTGGCCAAATACAAGATCACAATAAAGTACttgagagggaagggaaattaGAGCGTATGGATATTTCTTTGACTGAGTGCATGAGTCCAAAACAATTACTAGAATCCCAAGGGCAAGTAATaccagatgaaaacaaaaaaattccagaaTGCAAAAGAGTAAATACTGAGGCACATGCACAGCAGTCTTTCACACATGCTGATAAATTAGGAAAGACTAAGCGAGCTAGTGCAGTGAGTAGCCTGCCAAAGGATGTAGCTGTTGCACAGAGAACTAGTAGCATTGATAAAGGCAGGGTGCTTGAAATTGATGCAGACAGTGGtgaaaaccaaataaaagaaTATGAGGTATCCCACAGCTGTGAAAGATCAAGTACGGGTAATGATTCTGTTGCATTGTTTCTGAGCAACAGTGAAAGTGAGGAATCTGAAAATAGTGATGTGGTGGACGTAGACAGTGAGAATCTGTGTTACAAAAAGTCAGATGGAGGGACTCCTTCCCTCAGCAAATCTTTAGAAAACAGTTCATTGCATGTTGAAGGTCTTTTTGCAATTGATACTGAGCCTGGCATGAGTTCCAGCCAAAAGTACTATCTAGATGAGGTAGACCAAGATAGTGATGCTGAAAGTAAGCATGAAGGAAGTGAAAAAGCTGAAGAATCAGATTTGGAAGACACTGAAGAGGAATTGATAGATGAAAATGAcaaagatgaagatgatgatttATTGAATAATAACATTGATGT TTTACATCTTTCCAGCAGCATAGACCCTGGTTTGAATATTAAGAAGCTTGGCGGTTTATATATTAGTTTTGATACAAAAAAGCAGAAGCCTAAACCGAGTGTAATTGAACAACTGAAGGGGAAGAAGGATAAG AAGAGTGTAATAACTCCAGACtttgaaaaaaaggaatgtgTCCCACCCTTGAGGGAATCGCTTCACCAGCTAAAGAAACAGCGCAGG GCAGAGCGagagaaaacagcaggtgatggTTGGTTTGGTATGAGAGCCCCAGAAATCACAAGTGAACTGAAAAATGATCTTAAAGTTTTGAAGATGAGAGCTTCATTGGACCCTAAGCATTTTTACAAGAAGAATGATAGAGATGGTCTGCCCAAGTACTTCCAG gTTGGAACTGTGGTTGATTCTCCCATAGACTTTTACCATAGTCGAATCCCTAAGAAACAAAGGAAGAGAACAATTGTTGAAGAGCTGCTTGCGGATTCTGAGTTCagaag